In Methanomassiliicoccales archaeon, one DNA window encodes the following:
- a CDS encoding ferritin family protein translates to MNGKGLEGEDKVLSILASALRIEEFGIEFYRQFSKCAREEKGAALLRGLARDEVQHKERIEKEMRRIAPGADLGKVRPSGSLLGIVPEKAFPFPPDRCMTLEDEIKALEIGIKVEIGSVEMYRSAAIQVTEPGAHDLLEKLAHVEEGHRKLLEDNLYLLQNEGAWYGYSPILEG, encoded by the coding sequence ATGAACGGAAAGGGCTTGGAGGGCGAGGACAAGGTCTTGTCGATCTTGGCATCAGCGCTGAGGATAGAGGAGTTCGGGATCGAGTTCTATCGCCAGTTCAGTAAGTGCGCCAGAGAGGAGAAGGGCGCGGCATTGCTTCGCGGGCTTGCTCGAGATGAGGTTCAGCACAAGGAGCGCATCGAAAAGGAGATGAGAAGGATCGCCCCCGGAGCCGACCTGGGGAAGGTACGTCCATCTGGATCGTTACTGGGGATCGTCCCGGAGAAGGCCTTCCCATTCCCCCCGGACCGCTGTATGACCCTGGAGGACGAGATCAAGGCATTGGAGATCGGAATAAAGGTGGAGATCGGGTCGGTCGAAATGTATCGCAGCGCGGCGATCCAGGTGACCGAGCCCGGTGCCCATGACCTTTTGGAGAAATTGGCCCATGTCGAGGAGGGTCACCGAAAGCTCCTGGAAGATAACCTATACCTGCTGCAGAACGAGGGTGCCTGGTACGGTTACTCTCCGATCTTGGAAGGTTAG
- the hyfB gene encoding hydrogenase 4 subunit B: protein MDSNNLFYILLALALFGAPLAAALNNRPKISAAVAFGASAMASLVGLIIGADVLLNGPMRLDFPFSSPFGTFAFAVDGLSALFIIIISLVTFAVSIYSLGYVRHYYGKYPVGLMGSLFNIFYVSMIMVVSSSNAILFLIMWETMSLSSYFLVIFESREKGTVASGLFYLIMTHIGTAAITIGFILMYSESGSFEFSSFHGAALGMSDLLRSSVFALWLVGFGTKAGIIPFHTWLPMAHPAAPSNISSLMSAVMVKTAIYMLIRCYFGFLGVQDAWWGVIVLAVACVSALLGVMYALIESDIKRMLAFSTVENIGIILMALGVAMIFQSYGLKELAALALIAALMHVLSHALFKSLLFMGAGSVLYAAHTRNMEKLGGLAKRMPYTSLMFFIGVLSIAAIPPLTGFVSEWLIFQSMLQSFNIPDAIVKILIPVALGTLAITGALAAAAFLKAYGITFLARPRSEEAERAEEVPRTMLVGMGILSALCILAGVLSFMILPVMDDVTSPLVGVSIGEHLISGFLIVPTVGEFSQMSPLLIGVLLTSVFVGVLAITHLYGGRRKVVRADTWDCGTPLTSRTEYSGRGFSNPINRMFSWVYHPLRVFRSTSHISPYVKSDMRYTSTIEPVFERYFYEPMEVGVRWLARKVSVIQTGSIQTYLGYIFVVLILLLVVLR from the coding sequence ATGGACAGTAACAATCTATTTTATATCCTTCTCGCACTGGCGTTGTTCGGCGCTCCTCTTGCCGCAGCATTGAACAATAGGCCCAAGATCAGCGCAGCAGTGGCATTCGGGGCTTCGGCGATGGCCTCTCTGGTGGGGCTCATCATCGGTGCGGACGTTCTCTTGAACGGTCCGATGCGATTAGATTTTCCGTTCTCCTCCCCGTTCGGAACGTTCGCCTTCGCGGTTGACGGTCTCAGCGCGCTATTCATTATCATAATCTCGCTGGTCACCTTCGCCGTATCCATATATTCGCTCGGCTACGTTAGGCATTATTACGGCAAATACCCGGTCGGCTTGATGGGGTCCCTGTTCAACATCTTCTATGTCTCGATGATAATGGTCGTCTCATCATCCAATGCCATCCTGTTCCTGATAATGTGGGAGACGATGTCCCTTTCCTCCTATTTTCTGGTGATATTCGAAAGCAGGGAGAAGGGAACGGTCGCTTCCGGTCTCTTTTACCTGATCATGACGCACATAGGAACGGCGGCCATCACGATCGGCTTCATATTGATGTACTCGGAATCTGGATCGTTCGAGTTCTCCTCCTTCCACGGAGCGGCCCTCGGGATGTCAGACCTTCTACGTTCATCCGTGTTCGCTCTTTGGTTGGTCGGCTTTGGGACCAAGGCGGGGATAATCCCGTTCCACACTTGGCTGCCCATGGCCCATCCCGCCGCACCTTCCAACATATCCTCCCTGATGTCCGCTGTGATGGTAAAGACGGCCATCTACATGCTCATACGCTGCTACTTCGGCTTCCTCGGCGTCCAGGACGCCTGGTGGGGCGTGATCGTTCTAGCGGTCGCCTGCGTCTCTGCCCTGCTCGGAGTTATGTATGCGCTGATAGAGAGCGATATAAAACGTATGCTGGCGTTCTCCACTGTCGAGAACATCGGCATCATCCTGATGGCGCTGGGGGTGGCCATGATATTCCAGTCCTATGGGCTGAAGGAACTGGCCGCGCTGGCGCTCATAGCTGCCCTGATGCATGTTCTGAGCCACGCCCTGTTCAAATCCTTACTGTTCATGGGGGCGGGAAGCGTGCTCTATGCCGCTCATACCAGGAACATGGAGAAGTTGGGGGGACTGGCCAAGCGGATGCCGTATACCAGCCTGATGTTCTTCATCGGTGTGCTCTCTATAGCGGCCATACCACCATTGACCGGGTTCGTCAGCGAGTGGTTGATCTTTCAATCCATGTTGCAATCGTTCAACATCCCGGATGCGATAGTCAAGATACTGATCCCAGTAGCATTGGGCACATTGGCCATCACCGGAGCCCTGGCCGCCGCGGCCTTCCTCAAGGCCTACGGCATCACGTTCTTGGCCAGGCCGCGCAGTGAAGAGGCGGAGCGGGCCGAGGAAGTGCCTAGGACCATGCTCGTGGGAATGGGCATACTGTCTGCCCTGTGCATCCTGGCCGGTGTCCTGTCCTTCATGATCCTTCCCGTAATGGACGATGTCACCTCCCCGCTTGTCGGCGTGTCGATCGGGGAGCATCTTATCAGCGGATTCCTGATCGTGCCAACCGTAGGTGAGTTCTCACAGATGTCACCCCTGCTGATCGGCGTCCTGCTAACATCGGTATTCGTGGGGGTATTGGCTATCACCCATCTCTATGGCGGGCGGAGAAAGGTGGTCAGGGCGGACACATGGGACTGCGGAACGCCCCTGACATCCCGCACTGAATACTCTGGCAGGGGCTTCTCGAACCCCATTAACCGCATGTTCTCATGGGTGTACCATCCTCTAAGGGTATTCAGGTCCACTTCACACATCTCCCCATATGTCAAGAGCGATATGAGGTATACCAGCACCATCGAACCGGTGTTCGAGAGGTACTTCTATGAGCCTATGGAAGTCGGGGTAAGATGGCTGGCTAGAAAGGTGAGCGTGATCCAGACCGGGAGCATACAGACCTATCTGGGGTACATATTTGTCGTGTTGATCCTGCTCCTGGTCGTCCTGAGGTGA
- a CDS encoding NADH-quinone oxidoreductase subunit H: MMLLAMIQTLFLLALAPLFTGLIRKFKAFFQGRQGPSVLQPYRDLTKLFHKDSVISKDASWLFTATPYICMTAVITAALMIPFFTTSSINFIGDIIVVVYLFGMMRFFMALAGLDAGSAFGGMGSSREMTISAMVEPTILLSIFTMALISGTTRLGEISFNLATTGLDLVPPALFLALAAFFISTLAENARVPVDNPATHLELTMIHEAMILEHSGKQLALMEWSSMTKLLLYLVIMANTFLPWGIATEVTPMALIIGIFAVILKITLFSLAIAIIESSMAKMRLFRLPNLLTVSFSLSLLAVMSFYIL; encoded by the coding sequence ATGATGTTGCTTGCCATGATCCAGACCCTGTTCCTATTGGCCCTCGCCCCGCTGTTCACCGGGCTCATCCGCAAGTTCAAGGCATTCTTTCAGGGAAGGCAAGGCCCCTCGGTATTACAGCCGTATCGTGATCTGACCAAACTGTTCCATAAGGATTCCGTGATCTCCAAGGACGCCTCATGGCTGTTCACGGCGACGCCCTACATTTGCATGACCGCGGTAATCACCGCGGCATTGATGATCCCCTTCTTCACAACCAGCTCGATCAATTTCATCGGGGACATCATCGTGGTGGTCTATCTCTTCGGCATGATGCGCTTCTTCATGGCCCTGGCCGGTCTGGACGCGGGCTCCGCGTTCGGCGGTATGGGAAGCAGCCGCGAGATGACCATATCGGCCATGGTCGAACCGACCATACTGCTCTCGATATTCACCATGGCATTGATCTCGGGCACCACCCGTCTGGGGGAGATATCCTTCAACTTGGCCACCACCGGTTTGGACCTGGTCCCTCCCGCTCTGTTCCTGGCATTGGCCGCCTTCTTCATATCCACCTTGGCCGAGAACGCCCGCGTTCCGGTGGACAATCCGGCCACCCATCTGGAACTGACAATGATACACGAGGCTATGATACTGGAGCATTCCGGGAAGCAGCTGGCGCTCATGGAGTGGTCCAGCATGACCAAGTTGCTGCTCTACCTGGTCATCATGGCCAACACCTTCCTGCCATGGGGCATCGCCACGGAAGTAACGCCCATGGCCCTGATAATCGGCATTTTCGCCGTGATCCTGAAGATAACCCTGTTCAGCCTAGCCATAGCGATCATTGAGTCGTCCATGGCTAAAATGCGCCTGTTCCGCCTGCCCAACCTGTTGACCGTATCGTTCTCGCTGTCATTGCTGGCGGTGATGTCGTTCTATATTCTATGA
- a CDS encoding hydrogenase, translating into MLNSLSLDAINTLAAIILLTDFMLVASSRMRSLTRIFAIQSLALGALAAVVAFETGAEHIYIVAVLSIVLKAVIIPRFINYATTKIQVKREVEPLVKIPGSLLICAAITLLAYFVTEPLMQQGTAITSNCLAISFASVLIGMFLMVSRRKAITEVIGLLVVENGVFLAAISTTYSMPMIVELGVFFDVLVGVIIMGLFAFRINRTFDSIDASILRGLKD; encoded by the coding sequence ATGTTAAACTCACTTAGCCTCGACGCCATCAACACCCTGGCCGCCATAATATTGTTAACAGATTTCATGCTGGTGGCCAGTAGCCGGATGAGGTCCCTGACCCGTATATTCGCCATTCAATCTCTGGCTCTGGGGGCTTTGGCCGCGGTGGTGGCCTTCGAGACCGGGGCGGAGCACATTTACATCGTGGCCGTCCTGAGCATAGTGCTGAAGGCCGTGATCATCCCCCGGTTCATCAATTACGCGACGACCAAGATCCAGGTGAAGAGGGAAGTGGAGCCTTTAGTGAAGATACCTGGATCCCTCCTGATATGCGCGGCCATAACCCTGCTGGCGTACTTTGTGACCGAACCATTGATGCAGCAAGGCACGGCCATCACCAGCAACTGTCTGGCGATATCGTTCGCCTCTGTGCTGATCGGCATGTTCCTCATGGTCTCCAGAAGGAAGGCCATCACCGAGGTCATCGGCCTGTTGGTGGTCGAGAACGGAGTGTTCTTAGCGGCCATATCTACCACCTACAGCATGCCGATGATCGTCGAGCTGGGAGTGTTCTTCGATGTGCTGGTGGGCGTCATCATAATGGGGCTCTTCGCCTTCCGCATCAACCGCACATTTGATTCCATTGACGCCAGCATCTTGAGGGGGTTGAAGGATTGA
- a CDS encoding hydrogenase 4 subunit F, translating to MIITLLLLPVAVALVCLLLNRYTKLVETASVLGAGLLLLLGSVLVLHVFEEGIIDEGMWYLDQLGAFMLLIIVLIGFLAILYSVPYMRHEHESGEVSSNMLGLYYTFLFLFIFTMVLVVVSNNLGIVWIAVEGTTLVSAFLVGFYNKGTSLEAAWKYLIICSIGISLALLGTIFVYASSIDVLGENSDLHWTSLMAVAGQLDPAFLKIGFVLVLIGYGTKVGLAPMHTWLPDAHSQAPSPVSALLSGVLLNCAMYAVLRYHILMTHSSIGGAFSSGLLLLFGLLSLGIAAAFIITQKDYKRLLAYSSIEHMGIIAIGFGFGGFWGIFGALLHMFNHSMTKALLFFGAGNVLQKYKTKSIDGVRGLSRTMPVTSILLLMGALAITGSPPFSVFTSEIMVLTGGIDQGNILPALLYAGMIVIIFAAFMGHVVRMIFGDPPEGMEKGEVNKAGLIPMIALVVIILVMGIFIPDGLSDALRDIVALFGGQV from the coding sequence TTGATCATCACGCTCCTTCTTTTACCAGTGGCCGTGGCCTTGGTCTGCCTGCTGCTCAATCGATACACCAAGCTGGTTGAGACGGCCAGCGTCCTGGGGGCAGGGCTGCTGCTCCTTCTAGGATCGGTCCTGGTGCTCCACGTATTTGAGGAAGGGATCATCGATGAGGGCATGTGGTACTTGGACCAACTGGGCGCCTTCATGCTGCTCATCATCGTCCTGATAGGGTTCCTGGCCATTCTCTATTCCGTTCCCTATATGCGGCACGAGCACGAGAGTGGGGAAGTCAGCTCAAACATGCTCGGTCTTTACTACACCTTCCTATTCCTGTTCATATTCACCATGGTGCTGGTGGTGGTCTCCAACAACCTCGGCATAGTGTGGATAGCGGTGGAGGGCACAACGCTGGTCTCGGCCTTTTTGGTGGGGTTCTATAACAAAGGCACATCCCTGGAAGCGGCCTGGAAATATCTCATCATCTGTTCGATAGGCATCTCCCTGGCACTGCTGGGCACCATATTCGTCTACGCCTCCTCGATCGATGTTCTGGGGGAGAACAGCGATCTGCACTGGACCTCGTTGATGGCAGTGGCCGGGCAGCTCGATCCGGCCTTCCTGAAGATCGGGTTCGTTCTCGTTCTGATAGGTTACGGTACCAAGGTCGGACTGGCCCCCATGCACACTTGGCTTCCCGACGCGCACTCCCAGGCGCCCAGCCCGGTGAGCGCCCTGCTGTCGGGGGTGCTGTTGAACTGTGCCATGTACGCGGTCCTAAGGTATCACATATTGATGACCCATTCCTCGATCGGTGGGGCTTTCAGCAGTGGCCTGCTCCTGCTCTTCGGCCTATTATCGCTGGGCATAGCCGCCGCGTTCATAATCACCCAGAAGGACTACAAGCGTCTCCTGGCGTACTCGAGCATCGAACACATGGGCATCATAGCCATAGGGTTCGGGTTCGGAGGCTTCTGGGGCATCTTCGGTGCATTGTTGCACATGTTCAACCACTCCATGACCAAAGCACTGCTGTTCTTCGGTGCTGGAAACGTGCTCCAGAAGTACAAGACCAAGAGCATCGACGGGGTCAGAGGATTGAGCAGGACCATGCCAGTTACCTCGATCCTGCTGCTCATGGGCGCCTTAGCTATTACCGGGTCCCCGCCCTTCAGCGTATTCACGAGCGAGATTATGGTGCTCACCGGCGGCATCGACCAGGGTAATATCCTGCCCGCGCTGCTCTACGCCGGTATGATCGTGATAATATTCGCCGCATTCATGGGTCACGTGGTCAGAATGATCTTCGGGGACCCTCCGGAGGGAATGGAGAAGGGAGAGGTCAACAAGGCAGGACTGATCCCGATGATAGCATTGGTCGTCATCATACTGGTCATGGGGATATTCATACCGGATGGTCTGAGCGATGCTCTGCGTGATATCGTCGCGCTGTTCGGGGGTCAGGTATGA
- a CDS encoding NADH-quinone oxidoreductase subunit C: MNTDGFAGVKAGWEQEFGDATISISPGHRGVICEVQGQSFADVAKAMCGKHGAVMLSLHATDDRASQGTFTLHCILSLEGQGQLMTLTSKVRDSFPSLSPSIYYANWYEREIQDMYGIKPLGHPDPRPLVLYDRWPEGNHPLRKDFDLRTDVPRTPSAYEFKTIEGDGVFEVPVGPVHAGVIEPGHFRFSIAGEPILNLEIRLGYVHRGVEKSLEDASSAKALRMVERISGDNGVAHALAYCQAIEFGSEVPVRARYARCALAELERIYDHLGDIAGLALDTAFSVPAARIYSLREMMLGLNSRLTGHRLLWGTVKLGGTRDVFHEKAINDVQSTLMEVGNMLHTTVQRMIGTPSFMDRVETTGIVKEKAARELRLVGPLARASGLNVDVRRDHSYEMYGKLNFKVPVEKDGDVLARMNVKFEEVKESISLVMEALDRMPMGESSLKLNDLDDGMYVGLVEAPRGELMHVLHVHDGRVTRHKVRDPSFCNWPAIELAVLENIVPDFPLINKSFSLSYAGNDL; the protein is encoded by the coding sequence ATGAACACAGATGGTTTTGCTGGGGTAAAGGCGGGATGGGAACAAGAGTTCGGGGACGCCACGATCTCCATCTCACCGGGGCACAGGGGGGTCATCTGCGAGGTGCAGGGACAGAGCTTCGCCGATGTCGCTAAGGCCATGTGCGGTAAGCATGGAGCGGTCATGCTTTCCCTGCACGCCACGGACGACCGGGCTTCCCAGGGGACGTTCACACTGCATTGCATACTATCTCTCGAAGGGCAGGGCCAGCTCATGACCCTGACGAGCAAGGTGCGCGATTCCTTCCCTTCTCTCTCCCCCTCGATATACTATGCGAATTGGTACGAGCGTGAGATCCAGGACATGTACGGCATCAAGCCCCTAGGTCATCCCGACCCCCGCCCACTGGTCCTATACGATCGTTGGCCGGAAGGAAATCACCCGCTGCGAAAGGACTTCGATCTCCGAACGGACGTACCTAGAACGCCTTCCGCGTATGAGTTCAAGACGATCGAAGGGGATGGGGTGTTCGAGGTGCCGGTCGGTCCGGTGCACGCCGGGGTCATTGAACCCGGGCACTTCCGTTTCTCCATCGCTGGGGAGCCGATACTAAACCTGGAGATCCGACTGGGCTACGTGCATCGTGGAGTGGAAAAGTCGTTGGAGGACGCGTCCTCGGCCAAAGCCCTTAGGATGGTTGAGAGGATATCCGGAGACAACGGCGTAGCCCACGCCTTAGCATACTGCCAGGCCATTGAATTCGGGTCCGAGGTTCCGGTCCGGGCGCGATACGCCCGGTGCGCATTGGCTGAACTGGAAAGGATATACGATCATCTGGGAGACATCGCCGGGCTGGCATTGGACACGGCCTTCTCCGTGCCGGCAGCCAGGATATACTCCTTGAGAGAGATGATGTTGGGTCTGAACTCGAGATTGACCGGGCACCGATTGCTTTGGGGGACCGTAAAATTGGGTGGGACCCGGGACGTTTTCCACGAAAAGGCCATCAATGACGTGCAAAGCACCCTGATGGAGGTCGGCAACATGCTCCACACGACCGTGCAAAGGATGATTGGCACCCCTTCCTTCATGGACCGGGTTGAGACCACTGGGATTGTCAAAGAAAAGGCTGCCAGGGAACTGAGACTGGTTGGACCGTTGGCCAGGGCCAGCGGACTGAACGTCGACGTGCGCCGGGACCATTCTTACGAAATGTATGGCAAGCTCAATTTCAAGGTCCCGGTGGAAAAGGACGGGGACGTGCTTGCCAGAATGAACGTCAAGTTCGAGGAGGTCAAGGAATCGATCAGCCTTGTAATGGAGGCTCTGGACAGAATGCCCATGGGGGAATCTTCTCTCAAGCTCAACGATCTCGACGATGGCATGTACGTGGGTCTGGTGGAAGCGCCTCGAGGGGAGCTGATGCACGTACTGCACGTCCACGATGGAAGGGTCACGCGCCACAAGGTGCGCGATCCCTCGTTCTGCAATTGGCCAGCAATCGAACTGGCTGTATTGGAGAACATCGTCCCTGATTTCCCTCTGATCAACAAGAGCTTCAGTCTATCATATGCGGGGAACGATCTTTAG
- the nuoB gene encoding NADH-quinone oxidoreductase subunit NuoB: MVRSMLLNKKRVIPLQELLDQNVGSPKADAVLCDLCGICSDSCTAQAISVGDKWSVDLGRCLWCGDCIQSCPRDAITMTGTCRAVGARGDLICDAGGVERAGLLLKEEARRVLGRSLAIREVDAGSCNGCEVEVNSLSNPYYDFERFGVKIVASPRHADMLLITGPVNRGMEEALMKTYNATPEPKLVAAMGTCAISGGMFGENYACGSGVDKFLHVDIYIPGCPPHPRTVIMGLLEALGRL, encoded by the coding sequence ATGGTTCGGAGTATGCTGCTCAATAAAAAGAGGGTCATTCCCCTCCAGGAACTGCTGGATCAGAACGTCGGCAGCCCGAAAGCCGATGCTGTCCTGTGCGATCTCTGCGGCATATGCTCCGATTCCTGCACCGCCCAGGCCATATCCGTCGGTGATAAATGGTCGGTGGACCTCGGGCGCTGTCTTTGGTGCGGAGATTGCATACAAAGCTGTCCCCGGGACGCGATCACCATGACTGGCACCTGCCGCGCGGTCGGGGCGAGAGGGGACCTGATCTGTGATGCAGGGGGCGTTGAGCGGGCAGGTCTGCTGCTCAAGGAGGAGGCCCGTAGGGTCCTAGGAAGATCATTGGCCATACGAGAGGTGGATGCTGGCTCATGCAATGGGTGCGAGGTCGAGGTTAACTCCCTCTCCAATCCCTATTACGATTTCGAGAGGTTCGGGGTCAAGATCGTGGCCTCCCCGCGTCATGCTGATATGCTGTTGATCACCGGGCCGGTCAACAGGGGCATGGAGGAGGCGTTGATGAAAACGTACAACGCTACGCCAGAGCCTAAACTGGTGGCGGCTATGGGCACCTGCGCCATATCCGGAGGGATGTTCGGGGAAAACTACGCCTGCGGTTCGGGGGTGGACAAATTTCTGCATGTGGACATATATATCCCGGGCTGTCCCCCGCATCCTAGGACGGTCATCATGGGTCTCTTGGAGGCCCTGGGCCGGCTCTAG
- a CDS encoding universal stress protein: MSVVLATDGRPHTSKAVDYALEYARLHREALYVVYVISPRHEENREGALSDAKHHMEEIKVRAIEQGVDVTVLLESGPPAESIVAVAERVGASAIIVGTSGKTVLDRVLIGSVSEHVVRNSPYTVIVVK; this comes from the coding sequence ATGAGCGTGGTTCTAGCTACCGACGGGAGACCGCACACCTCAAAGGCGGTGGATTATGCCCTGGAGTACGCGAGGTTGCACCGGGAGGCTTTGTACGTAGTGTACGTCATAAGCCCCAGGCACGAGGAGAACCGGGAAGGGGCCTTGAGCGACGCCAAGCACCACATGGAGGAGATCAAGGTGCGAGCTATAGAGCAGGGAGTGGATGTCACCGTTCTGCTAGAATCCGGTCCCCCGGCGGAATCGATCGTTGCCGTGGCAGAGCGGGTCGGGGCCTCGGCTATCATAGTTGGTACGTCCGGCAAGACCGTTCTGGACAGGGTTCTTATCGGTAGCGTCTCGGAGCACGTGGTTCGCAACTCCCCCTATACCGTCATCGTAGTGAAATGA
- a CDS encoding GNAT family N-acetyltransferase, with protein MMVINEMAPSEDPPNKAEAPFSIRRMRPEDYGTVAAIWKAADLPHQPQGRDSEMRVREQLEKDISLYLVAESDGEVIGSLLVTHDFRKGWLNRLAVRPDRQGRGVASSLVRRAEKDLLARGVGIFAVQIHGHNLTSRRLFKKLGYDEHEDIVYCSRRISPDE; from the coding sequence ATGATGGTAATCAATGAGATGGCCCCCTCGGAGGACCCACCGAACAAAGCGGAAGCACCGTTCAGCATTCGACGTATGCGCCCAGAGGACTATGGAACGGTGGCCGCGATCTGGAAGGCGGCAGACCTCCCACATCAGCCGCAAGGTAGGGACTCGGAGATGAGGGTGAGGGAACAGCTCGAAAAGGATATCTCATTGTACCTGGTCGCCGAGTCAGATGGAGAGGTCATCGGATCGTTGCTGGTCACCCACGACTTCCGCAAAGGATGGTTGAACCGTTTGGCGGTAAGACCGGATCGGCAGGGGCGTGGCGTCGCCTCCAGCCTGGTGCGGAGAGCGGAGAAGGACCTGCTTGCTCGGGGTGTTGGGATCTTCGCCGTACAGATACACGGACACAACCTTACGTCCCGCAGACTGTTCAAAAAGCTAGGGTATGATGAGCATGAGGACATCGTATACTGCTCCCGAAGGATAAGCCCGGACGAGTGA